One genomic region from Mycoplasmopsis columbina encodes:
- a CDS encoding glycine--tRNA ligase has translation MKNIDKNVTKIVNHLKASGFVFQGSEIYGGLANTWDYGPLGSLLKDNIENQWKKEFIYKEKNNFLLDSKILMNPQVWVTSGHVSNFNDPLIENKTNGKRYRADKLIQEINPDLVPETLTFEEMKNYLSQHLKEYDGAKTEWSEIKKFNLMFETKQGVTEDTKSTIYLRPETTQGIMVNFKNVQRSMRAKMPMGIGQVGKSFRNEVTPGNFIFRTREFEQMELEVFCNPHEADAIHQYYIDKSMNFVKTLGLKEENIKLRAHEKEELSHYSSATSDIEYLFPFGWGELLGIANRTNFDLKSHMEATSEALDYLDPYTNEKYIPYVIEPSMGLDRLMFAIIIDAYEEEQLDNNDERIVLKLNKNLAPYKVAILPLVKKLNEKAMNVFNLLIENNISATYDETGSIGKRYRRQDSIGTPYCVTIDYDTLEDESITIRDRDSMEQKRIKINDLLNYL, from the coding sequence ATGAAAAATATTGATAAAAATGTTACAAAAATTGTTAATCATTTAAAGGCCAGTGGTTTTGTATTTCAAGGAAGTGAAATCTATGGTGGTTTAGCCAACACTTGAGATTATGGACCATTAGGTTCTCTTTTAAAAGACAACATTGAAAATCAATGAAAAAAAGAATTTATTTACAAAGAAAAAAACAATTTTCTTTTAGATTCAAAAATCTTGATGAATCCACAAGTTTGAGTAACTTCTGGGCATGTTTCAAATTTTAATGATCCTTTGATTGAAAACAAAACTAATGGCAAAAGATATAGAGCTGATAAATTAATTCAGGAAATAAATCCTGATTTAGTTCCTGAAACTTTAACTTTTGAAGAAATGAAAAATTACCTTAGTCAACATTTAAAAGAATATGATGGTGCTAAAACAGAATGAAGTGAAATTAAAAAATTTAATCTAATGTTTGAAACTAAACAAGGTGTAACAGAAGATACAAAAAGTACAATTTATTTAAGACCAGAAACTACACAAGGTATTATGGTTAACTTCAAAAATGTGCAAAGAAGCATGCGTGCTAAAATGCCAATGGGTATAGGGCAAGTTGGAAAAAGTTTTAGAAATGAAGTAACTCCCGGTAATTTTATTTTTAGAACTAGAGAATTTGAACAAATGGAATTAGAAGTTTTTTGTAATCCACATGAAGCGGATGCAATTCATCAATATTACATTGATAAGTCTATGAACTTTGTCAAAACATTAGGTTTAAAAGAAGAAAATATTAAACTAAGAGCCCATGAAAAAGAAGAACTTTCTCATTATTCATCAGCTACAAGCGATATTGAATATTTATTTCCTTTTGGATGAGGAGAACTTTTAGGCATTGCAAATAGGACTAATTTTGACCTAAAATCACATATGGAAGCAACTAGTGAAGCACTAGATTATTTAGATCCATATACAAACGAAAAATATATTCCATATGTTATTGAACCTTCAATGGGACTTGACAGATTAATGTTTGCAATTATTATTGATGCCTATGAAGAAGAACAATTAGATAACAATGATGAGAGAATTGTTCTTAAATTAAACAAAAATTTAGCTCCGTATAAAGTTGCTATTTTACCTTTAGTTAAAAAATTAAATGAAAAAGCAATGAATGTTTTTAACTTATTAATTGAAAATAATATTTCTGCAACTTATGATGAAACAGGTTCAATAGGTAAAAGATATAGAAGACAAGATTCAATTGGAACTCCATATTGTGTAACAATTGATTATGATACTTTAGAAGATGAATCAATTACAATTCGTGATCGTGATTCTATGGAACAAAAAAGAATTAAGATCAATGATTTATTAAACTACTTATAA
- the dnaG gene encoding DNA primase — protein sequence MANSENINVFETVIAANDIVDVISQFLTLSKKGRSYVSLCPFHSDTNPSMTISPDKQIFKCFVCSVGGNALTFVSKYKKISNIEALEYLAQRANIDLKDLNFHFEKKEIYSEKDKNLIEFLERVNSFYKVEFKKTQNFQVKEFFAKRDLSIEILDNFDIGYSNEEMFRIMFENDFINNKELLLKTALINAHDEKYAFKDRITFGIRDEYGSLVGFSARTLEKDLKPKYVNSAESNIFKKSHILYNYFQANQDNSNTLIICEGFFDVIALYKAGIKNAVALMGTALTKNHQRLLKDKKVILFLDGDDAGKRATLKSAKFLLDSKIETFVVQNPTVLDPDEILKSNSANFLKNLIDQAIAAYDYIYEELVKEYHLVKKSSDNALNNLTNFTDVFGTYFTNADERTINLYAKKIENDFFFEFKVKSKAKDLQHSNEFSLNEFDQNEFGFWNQENELENNNSNFLDPNFYLNYETHIDLKHKVKKNDWINKLFFLLLEFPDLRDLFIDTYDFDTDAFCFEGFEDKNLKEELLELLTIKRKFLTTKKVKELKTTYFQEEAYAEILDELRNISPEQHKLVFNDAYSRAVRESDEAFLNNYKNMVKEKIFDNFTIQAQRELNKKLRKIHGRRNENGQKY from the coding sequence ATGGCAAATTCTGAAAACATTAATGTCTTTGAAACAGTAATTGCTGCTAATGATATTGTTGATGTTATTAGCCAATTTTTAACTCTTTCCAAAAAAGGAAGAAGTTATGTTTCTCTTTGCCCTTTCCACTCAGACACTAATCCTTCAATGACAATTTCTCCTGACAAACAAATTTTTAAATGTTTTGTTTGTTCAGTTGGAGGCAATGCTTTAACATTTGTTAGTAAATACAAAAAGATCTCAAATATTGAAGCTTTAGAATACTTAGCTCAAAGAGCAAATATTGATTTAAAAGATCTTAATTTTCATTTTGAAAAAAAAGAAATTTATTCTGAAAAAGATAAAAATCTAATTGAATTTTTAGAACGTGTAAATTCCTTTTACAAAGTAGAATTCAAGAAGACACAAAATTTTCAAGTTAAAGAATTTTTTGCCAAAAGAGACTTATCTATAGAGATTTTAGACAATTTTGACATAGGATATTCCAATGAAGAAATGTTTAGAATCATGTTTGAAAATGATTTTATTAACAATAAAGAATTATTACTAAAAACTGCTCTAATAAATGCACATGATGAAAAATATGCATTTAAAGATCGTATAACTTTTGGAATTCGCGATGAATATGGCTCATTAGTTGGTTTTAGTGCTCGAACTTTAGAAAAAGATTTAAAACCTAAATACGTTAATAGTGCTGAAAGTAACATTTTCAAAAAATCACATATTTTATATAACTATTTTCAAGCAAATCAAGATAATAGTAACACTTTAATTATTTGTGAAGGATTTTTTGATGTTATAGCTCTATATAAGGCAGGAATTAAAAACGCTGTGGCTTTGATGGGAACAGCTCTAACTAAAAATCATCAAAGATTATTAAAAGATAAAAAAGTTATTCTCTTTTTAGACGGCGATGATGCAGGAAAAAGAGCAACTTTAAAATCAGCCAAATTTTTATTAGATTCAAAAATTGAAACTTTTGTTGTTCAAAATCCAACTGTTTTGGATCCTGATGAGATTTTAAAGAGTAATTCAGCAAATTTTTTAAAAAATTTAATAGATCAAGCTATTGCCGCATATGACTATATTTATGAAGAATTAGTAAAAGAATATCATTTAGTAAAAAAATCAAGTGATAATGCATTGAATAATTTAACTAATTTTACTGATGTTTTTGGAACTTATTTTACTAATGCAGACGAACGAACTATCAATTTGTATGCTAAAAAAATTGAAAATGATTTCTTTTTTGAATTCAAAGTAAAAAGCAAAGCAAAAGATTTGCAACATTCAAATGAATTTTCTTTAAATGAGTTTGATCAAAACGAATTTGGTTTTTGAAATCAAGAAAATGAATTAGAGAATAACAATTCAAATTTTCTAGATCCAAATTTTTACTTAAATTACGAAACACACATTGATTTAAAACATAAAGTAAAGAAAAATGATTGAATTAATAAACTTTTCTTTCTACTTTTAGAATTTCCTGATTTAAGGGATTTATTCATTGATACATACGATTTTGATACAGATGCATTTTGTTTTGAAGGTTTTGAAGATAAAAACCTAAAAGAAGAACTTCTAGAATTATTAACAATAAAAAGAAAATTTTTAACAACTAAAAAAGTTAAAGAATTAAAAACTACTTATTTTCAAGAAGAAGCTTATGCAGAAATTTTAGATGAACTTCGAAACATTAGTCCAGAACAACATAAATTAGTTTTCAATGATGCTTATTCAAGAGCAGTGAGA